The genomic segment GCAGAAATACCAAATAATTGTAGTAGAAGACGAAAATTTGGGTTTTGATGAAACGAAGAATTTGGAGAAGGTTCCTGATGATGTTATTAAAATTCAGACTTCCGAAAGTTTAAATTTATTTCCGGAAGAGGAAGAGGCTTTTTTTCAATTTCACGATTATCCATTAGAACATTTGATGAAACATGGTCCGACGCATTTTTTAACTCCAGGAATAAAGCGAATCTACCAAAGAGAATTAAAGCGACTGCTTGGTGATACGAAGGTGGATGTTGCGCTTGATTTTGATGGTTATTTTAAACATTGGACGTTACTAATGGCTTCGTCAAATGCTCCGAACAAAATAATTTTTCAACACAATGAAATGATGCAAGAATATAGCAAAAAGTTGAATAACGCGTATAAACATCGGGCAGATTTAAACATTGTTTTTCCTTTGTATAATTATTTTGACCGTATTGTTTCAGTAGCAAAACCTATTGAAATGGTTAATAAACGTGATTTGCAGCATATTGTTTATGATGAAAGTAAAATGACTTATGTTCATAATTCGATTGATTATCCGTATATTCTTCAATCTAGTAAATTGGAGGACGAAGCGGTAATTCCGGTAGATACATTTAATTTTGTTACGATGGGACGATTATCACCAGAAAAAAATCAGCAGATGATGATAGCTGCTTTTCAGAAATTACAAGAAGAATTTCCGGATACAAACCTTTTTATTATCGGATCTGGTGAACTGGAAGATACTTTGAAAACATATGTAACTGAGTTGAGTTTGGATGATAAAGTGCATTTTTTAGGCCAATTGGATAATCCTTTTGCGACGATTGCTGCGTGTGATGCTTTCTTGTTGTCATCCATCCATGAAGGGCAACCCATGGTGTTACTGGAATGTCTCGTCTTAAATAAACCGATTTTGGCAACAGATACACCTGGATGTGCGGGTCTGCTAAAAGGCTATGGATTATTGGCAAGAAATGACGTAGAAAATTTTGTTATGGGTATGAAGGAAATACGAACAGGATACAAGCCACCCAAAGCATTTGATTATAAAGCGTATAACCAAGAGGCGATTCGGATGTTAGAAGAAATTTTAGAAATGAAGTAAAAAAGAGAAAAATTAGGAGGAGATATAATGAAGAACGAAAACCCTTTAAACCAATATTATGCAGGGGAATTTGAGAAGCAGCTACAACCATACCCCGGATTACAAAGTAAAATGAACCCAGTGCCAGATACTGGAGAAAATACGTATCAAGGTGCAAATAAATTAGTTGGAAAGAAAGCTTTTGTTACAGGTGGAGATTCAGGCATTGGGCGTGCGGCTGTTATTGCTTATGCTAGAGAAGGTGCAGATGTAGCAA from the Listeria seeligeri serovar 1/2b str. SLCC3954 genome contains:
- a CDS encoding glycosyltransferase, whose product is MYCGGFKNNGITSSAINLMKNINKQKYQIIVVEDENLGFDETKNLEKVPDDVIKIQTSESLNLFPEEEEAFFQFHDYPLEHLMKHGPTHFLTPGIKRIYQRELKRLLGDTKVDVALDFDGYFKHWTLLMASSNAPNKIIFQHNEMMQEYSKKLNNAYKHRADLNIVFPLYNYFDRIVSVAKPIEMVNKRDLQHIVYDESKMTYVHNSIDYPYILQSSKLEDEAVIPVDTFNFVTMGRLSPEKNQQMMIAAFQKLQEEFPDTNLFIIGSGELEDTLKTYVTELSLDDKVHFLGQLDNPFATIAACDAFLLSSIHEGQPMVLLECLVLNKPILATDTPGCAGLLKGYGLLARNDVENFVMGMKEIRTGYKPPKAFDYKAYNQEAIRMLEEILEMK